tgaACCAGGACTAGCCGCAGAACACGGCTGAGAACTGcgcactgagaggagagagaacaggaaatgTCTGCATTATCAAAGCTTTTCCAAGACTAAACTGATAAGTAGGGATAGTAAGGAGTGTAGGAGGTGAGTAGTTAGTTACCTGAGAGGTTTGTGTCCTGAGAGGGTTCTTCAGATGCCATACATAGCGTCACAGGCAGCAACATACTCTGAGACTCAGCATCCAGTATAGAGACACAGTAATGAACAAACCAATAGTTTAGGACCAGGATAGAGACACAGTAATGATCAAACCAATAGTTTAGGACCAGGATAGAGACACAGTAATGATCAAACCAATAGTTTAGGACCAGGATAGAGACACAGTAATGATCAAACCAATAGTTTAGGACCAGGATAGAGACACAGTAATGAACAAACCAATAGTTTAGGACCAGGATAGAGACACAGTAATGATCAAACCAATAGTTTAGGACCAGGATAGAGACACAGTAATGATCAAACCAATAGTTTAGGACCAGGATAGAGACACAGTAATGATCAAACCAATAGTTTAGGACCAGGATAGAGACACAGTAATGAACAAACCAATAGTTTAGGACCAGGATAGAGACACAGTAATGATCAAACCAATAGTTTAGGACCAGGATAGAGACACAGTAATGATCAAACCAATAGTTTAGGACCAGGATAGAGACACAGTAATGATCAAACCAATAGTTTAGGACCAGGATAGAGACACAGTAATGATCAAACCAATAGTTTAGGACCAGGATAGAGACACAGTAATGATCAAACCAATAGTTTAGGACCAGGATAGAGACACAGTAATGATCAAACCAATAGTTTAGGACCAGGATAGAGACACAGTAATGAACAAACCAATAGTTTAGGACCAGGATAGAGACACAGTAATGATCAAACCAATAGTTCAGGACCAGGATAGAGACACAGTAATGATCAAACCAATAGTTTAGGACCAGGATAGAGACACAGTAATGATCAAACCAATAGTTCAGGACCAGGATAGAGACACAGTAATGATCAAACCAATAGTTTAGGACCAGGATAGAGACACAGTAATGAACAAACCAATAGTTTAGGACCAGGATAGAGACACAGTAATGAACAAACCAATAGTTTAGGACCAGGATAGAGACACAGTAATGATCAAACCAATAGTTCAGGACCAGGATAGAGACACAGTAATGCCACAGGAAGTGTTGGACAAGAATAGTCAGAGTTGTGTAACTCACTGAGTCTATGACTGTATGGTCTCCATCGCTATCGTCTCTGTTTTCAGGTTCTGGCTGACATCCTGAGGAAAACCACAGTGGTTTTGTTATTATCAGGTTTGATATTAAACCTCCTGGcaatatgctgtgtgtgtgtaccctgacATGTTTTACCTGTGGTGAGAGCCTCAGCATGATTTCTGGGATGTAAGAGAGCAATATTATATTTCTAACGTCATTGTACAATACAGAGGCAGGCAacttatctccctccctccctttctagaATATTTGGCCTACACAGGAACCGCCTCAACACTGAAAATATAACATGTCTCATGATTGGGTTTTCATACCCATCAGACTAAACATGCACTGCCCCCATTGAAAGTTGTTTTATTGACACCAGACTAGAGCACCATTACCTGTGTTCAGAGAACACACCGTCTTCCAGATCAGACTCCAAAGGGGCGAACTCCATGTCAATTCCATTCACATCTCCATCTGTtacagaacatacaaaaatactaATCAATGCAATGCATCACTCGTCTTTGTAAAAACTAGattgaacaaaaataaaatgcaAGTGTTTCTAgagataaaagatcccagaaatgttccatatgcacaaaaagcttatttctctcatatttcttccacaaatgtgtttacatccctgttagtgagcatttctcttttgccaagataatccatccagctgacaggtgtggtatatcaagaagctgattaaacagcataatcattacataggtgcagcttgtgctggggacaataaaaggccactaaaatgtgcagttttgtcacacaacacaatgctacagatgtctcaagttttgagggagtgtgcaattggcacgctgactgcaggaatgtccacaagagctgttgccagagaatttaatgttaattctctaccataaaccgcctccaacgtcattttagagaatttggtagtacatccaaccggcctcacaaccacagaccatgtgtaaccacaccagcccaggacctccacatctggcttcatcACCTGCgggttcatctgagaccagccaccggacagctgatgaaactgaggagtatttctgtctgtaataaagcccctttgtggggaaaaactaattctgattggctgggcctggctccccagtgggtggtctTGGCTtcaaagtgggtgggcctatgctctcccaggcccacccatggctacacccctgaccagtcatgtgaaatccatagatgaggGCCTAATGaacttatttcaattgactgatttccttatatgaactgtaactcagtaaaatgtttgaaattgttgtatgttgtgtttacatttttgttcagtatcaaTATAAATCAACAACAATCAAGATAATGAAAAGGGAGCCTAGTGGGAAAATAAACTAACCTGCATTTGAGAAATTGTCCTGAATACTCTTGCTCCCCTTTCTGGACCTTTTTGATGATTCCACTTGCAGTCTGTGACAGAAAAACAACTTGTGCAGTGTTCAGAAAAATAGTGGCCAGAGAATTAAAGAGACATATTTACATATTTAACATTTTGACTGCAAAGAATGTTAATAAAGCTACAAGCACTCAAAAAgcaaaacagaacagaacagggcaggTCAGCATCAAAGAAACAGACCACCCAACTGCAACATGCATACATGAATTCCATACTTACGTGCTAGAGCAGCTCAACCGTCTCTGTTTCAACAGCAAAAGCAAAGAGATTACGTTTCACTATGATATTATCATATATGATTACATGAGCATATTCCGTGACTCTCTTAACTGAAGACATACATCCATTCTCAACAGCTAAATACACACCTTGGGTGTTTGTTTCTGCCGTCGTTTAGTAGGCATGTTGGAGCCACCATAGTAAGATAAGGGTCCTGCCACTGCATCAAGTCCTTTACAATTGAAACATACATTTATACATGATAAATCTGATCTTTAAACTACAGGGAAACACAACCAAAGGAGAAGTCAAGTCtatgttgatgtgagtcattggAGACAAATGACTTACCTTTCAGCTCTTTCTGCAATGACTGTGGTTTATGCTTTTCACAATACAACctaagtgacagagacagacatgccAGGCTCTCACAACTAAATAATAAAGCACTCTACTGACATTAATGATAGAAATTAAGGAGCAAAGATGTTGTTTTGGAATGAAAAATGCCTCCTCATACTCACTTGACAATGCCACTATCGATGTGTTCAGGACTGATGCTTCCCTCTTTCCTCTCACAGACCAGACAAAACAGCTGGAAATGGGAACGGAAATTGattcatttatttgtatttgCTTCTCAGAATTTAGCTGGATGATGTGGTTCAATGTTGGCCAGCGGACAGGGATAGTGACCAGGTAATCAGTCATATAGCTATTAACTATCCATTCCACAATTGTCTTGTATGTGTGTTATTACAGTACAGTCAGTGGAATACAGACCTTGGCTGATGTTTCTCCATTGTTGTTCATCGCTGTGTCTGAATCACCGTTGGAAGACAAAGCTCTACTCACCGTTCCGTTGGTTGCTGTGTTGAGACAGAAACATCCCTCAACAACAAGTCAAAGAAACACCTCATTAACTTCCAGCTGGAGCTGCCAGCTGGACCGGCAGAGGCTACGTGTTTCTGTACAATGCCAGGAAGATTTGCCCTGATGGACTAATAGGTATTTACTTCAACTAAACACATCTAGATGGATATTGGGATAAACAAATTCATTGATGTCTACTATAGTAACAGTTACTCAGATAGCCTACAGGCATGAGCCAGCCACCTCACCTGCGAACTCCAGATTATGCTTCTGACAGTACAACCTGTAAAACACAGACAGTCATAGAGACCCATTTAATAACATGCTCAtgacctttatctacttccccagagtcagatgaactcatggatgccatttgtatgtctctgcatccagtatgaaggaagttagaggtagtttcgcgagccaatgctaattATCGTTAGCGCATTGACTGAAAATCTATGGTAGCGCATTGCGCTAACCCTAGTATGCAACTTCCTTCCACCTGCACGCAGAgagataaaaatggtatccacaagttcatctgactctggggaagcagATAattattgtttgtttgttttgctttTTCATTTGGACACTTCAAAACAAGATGGTGCATCTCAAAATAATTCATCCTGCAAAATTTCAACTAAAtaaataaagggcttcattgccaaaatcctgaagtatccctttaagttgATCAGTGAGAACCCCCTCTCATTTGCAATGAAGTTGAAACATATATTTCACTTACGTAAACTTCTCTTCTCTATGGTTATCAACGTTTTGGGCCCCATCTCGCACAGCGCAGGGGTAGTGGTAGGACTTCTTACAGCGTTTCACCTCACATCCCACCGTGGCACCCTTCTTCTTACATCTGTAACAAATCTGGGTAGGAGAATAAGTACAGTAAGTAACAGTTTGTTTTGTAATGGCTACATTAGATAACTAAACATCAGACATAACTAC
The DNA window shown above is from Salmo salar chromosome ssa25, Ssal_v3.1, whole genome shotgun sequence and carries:
- the LOC106586715 gene encoding uncharacterized protein isoform X4 — its product is MGTEQHGKKVQCVLCQTSEENRATGPLSTKGSVTAHQNCLLYSSGIICQNSPEFDDLFGFSVEDVLNEMKRGNRLICYRCKKKGATVGCEVKRCKKSYHYPCAVRDGAQNVDNHREEKFTLYCQKHNLEFAATNGTLFCLVCERKEGSISPEHIDSGIVKLYCEKHKPQSLQKELKGLDAVAGPLSYYGGSNMPTKRRQKQTPKRRLSCSSTLQVESSKRSRKGSKSIQDNFSNADGDVNGIDMEFAPLESDLEDGVFSEHRNHAEALTTGCQPEPENRDDSDGDHTVIDSDAESQSMLLPVTLCMASEEPSQDTNLSVRSSQPCSAASPGSPVLSGRHGISLTLGPISSVHSGPLNVTNTPTRTSPPVSPVPPDCCFTPVSSPHSVSDRPPAGPGGLGSPIGSDSADSRVFWRRCNEAGCTESIFTTFFSDMVSISNRIVSDNASQEDYDLSLRVMEASGKLSQMLSEQEREFKKKQMELQRATAAIRDARSALKR
- the LOC106586715 gene encoding uncharacterized protein isoform X3; translation: MGTEQHGKKVQCVLCQTSEENRATGPLSTKGSVTAHQNCLLYSSGIICQNSPEFDDLFGFSVEDVLNEMKRGNRLICYRCKKKGATVGCEVKRCKKSYHYPCAVRDGAQNVDNHREEKFTLYCQKHNLEFAATNGTVSRALSSNGDSDTAMNNNGETSAKLFCLVCERKEGSISPEHIDSGIVKLYCEKHKPQSLQKELKGLDAVAGPLSYYGGSNMPTKRRQKQTPKRRLSCSSTLQVESSKRSRKGSKSIQDNFSNADGDVNGIDMEFAPLESDLEDGVFSEHRNHAEALTTGCQPEPENRDDSDGDHTVIDSSMLLPVTLCMASEEPSQDTNLSVRSSQPCSAASPGSPVLSGRHGISLTLGPISSVHSGPLNVTNTPTRTSPPVSPVPPDCCFTPVSSPHSVSDRPPAGPGGLGSPIGSDSADSRVFWRRCNEAGCTESIFTTFFSDMVSISNRIVSDNASQEDYDLSLRVMEASGKLSQMLSEQEREFKKKQMELQRATAAIRDARSALKR
- the LOC106586715 gene encoding uncharacterized protein isoform X5, encoding MRQIQQLYSSGIICQNSPEFDDLFGFSVEDVLNEMKRGNRLICYRCKKKGATVGCEVKRCKKSYHYPCAVRDGAQNVDNHREEKFTLYCQKHNLEFAATNGTVSRALSSNGDSDTAMNNNGETSAKLFCLVCERKEGSISPEHIDSGIVKLYCEKHKPQSLQKELKGLDAVAGPLSYYGGSNMPTKRRQKQTPKRRLSCSSTLQVESSKRSRKGSKSIQDNFSNADGDVNGIDMEFAPLESDLEDGVFSEHRNHAEALTTGCQPEPENRDDSDGDHTVIDSDAESQSMLLPVTLCMASEEPSQDTNLSVRSSQPCSAASPGSPVLSGRHGISLTLGPISSVHSGPLNVTNTPTRTSPPVSPVPPDCCFTPVSSPHSVSDRPPAGPGGLGSPIGSDSADSRVFWRRCNEAGCTESIFTTFFSDMVSISNRIVSDNASQEDYDLSLRVMEASGKLSQMLSEQEREFKKKQMELQRATAAIRDARSALKR
- the LOC106586715 gene encoding uncharacterized protein isoform X2; this translates as MGTEQHGKKVQCVLCQTSEENRATGPLSTKGSVTAHQNCLLYSSGIICQNSPEFDDLFGFSVEDVLNEMKRGNRLICYRCKKKGATVGCEVKRCKKSYHYPCAVRDGAQNVDNHREEKFTLYCQKHNLEFAATNGTVSRALSSNGDSDTAMNNNGETSAKLFCLVCERKEGSISPEHIDSGIVKLYCEKHKPQSLQKELKGLDAVAGPLSYYGGSNMPTKRRQKQTPKRRLSCSSTLQVESSKRSRKGSKSIQDNFSNADGDVNGIDMEFAPLESDLEDGVFSEHRNHAEALTTGCQPEPENRDDSDGDHTVIDSSQSMLLPVTLCMASEEPSQDTNLSVRSSQPCSAASPGSPVLSGRHGISLTLGPISSVHSGPLNVTNTPTRTSPPVSPVPPDCCFTPVSSPHSVSDRPPAGPGGLGSPIGSDSADSRVFWRRCNEAGCTESIFTTFFSDMVSISNRIVSDNASQEDYDLSLRVMEASGKLSQMLSEQEREFKKKQMELQRATAAIRDARSALKR
- the LOC106586715 gene encoding uncharacterized protein isoform X1, with the translated sequence MGTEQHGKKVQCVLCQTSEENRATGPLSTKGSVTAHQNCLLYSSGIICQNSPEFDDLFGFSVEDVLNEMKRGNRLICYRCKKKGATVGCEVKRCKKSYHYPCAVRDGAQNVDNHREEKFTLYCQKHNLEFAATNGTVSRALSSNGDSDTAMNNNGETSAKLFCLVCERKEGSISPEHIDSGIVKLYCEKHKPQSLQKELKGLDAVAGPLSYYGGSNMPTKRRQKQTPKRRLSCSSTLQVESSKRSRKGSKSIQDNFSNADGDVNGIDMEFAPLESDLEDGVFSEHRNHAEALTTGCQPEPENRDDSDGDHTVIDSDAESQSMLLPVTLCMASEEPSQDTNLSVRSSQPCSAASPGSPVLSGRHGISLTLGPISSVHSGPLNVTNTPTRTSPPVSPVPPDCCFTPVSSPHSVSDRPPAGPGGLGSPIGSDSADSRVFWRRCNEAGCTESIFTTFFSDMVSISNRIVSDNASQEDYDLSLRVMEASGKLSQMLSEQEREFKKKQMELQRATAAIRDARSALKR